Genomic window (Syngnathus typhle isolate RoL2023-S1 ecotype Sweden linkage group LG4, RoL_Styp_1.0, whole genome shotgun sequence):
CAAGGGGAGGTGAAAGATAAGAGGAGGCAGGTTCTGGTTCTGGGTACTTCCGATGTCACTACAGACATAAGCTCTTTTAGACCCAGATTCTCAACAAAGGGGAGTAAATTGTCTGATTAAAACGACACCAtcaggaaaaatatatatagaatgGTGCTCTAATCCAAAAGCATCTGCATCCAAACGACAATAATAATCCCATCCATCAGGTGACAAAAAGATGATTTGTTACAAGGACGAATCCACCTACCAGTCTTATTCCAGCTCGACTTTCCTCTAAAACAACAACCCCAACAGGAGAACGCCAAAATGTTGGCATGTTTCACATTTCTTGGCCAGGCAATACGGGTCTGGGAAAGGCGCTTCCCTCCCGAGCAGAGGCAGCTTTGGGTCGGCTTAAAAGAGCCGTGATCTACATGAGGAAGCAATGTGCTGAAATTGTCTTGTCTTCTGACGAGAAGATGAGATGCGagcaaaatgaataaataagaatttttaaaaaagcgcGAGAGAAAGACGGACATGACATCATAAGCAGGTTGCGTCAACAAACTGCTTTTGTGATTGTTTTGCCCTTCATGAAATACATCAGGGCGGTGCAGCGACCGACTAAATCGAACATACCAGCTGACTTTGACGTTTTTAGAATTTTAATATTTGTTATTGTGCAACAAAactagaaaatatatatttaaaaacatttgttggGTCAAATTTAGTTCAAGATGTGAAATGACAAACTATTTACCATTGATTTAGTGTTGAGCAGAAAGGGCCAGCAAGCTTTCTGTGCTGACCTACAAGTACAACCAAAATGTTGAGATTGTTTCCACGaaattatattaattaattCCCAAAATGAATGAAGACAAATTGAATTACCTGATGACTAGCTAAGACAATTTCTTGTTACTTTTGTCCTTATTTATATTGTCACAGTTATCTCTTTATTTGTAAAATTTTAGCACTTGATGAACCTCCACTACTAGTTGGGGCTAGGGACCATGTCCTATGGTGGCCGACAGGGGCAAACGTGGAAAATGCAGGAATGACGCAGTGGAagcattttatgttttttaagctttggttccacttttcttttttgcttgcaGCATTCCTGGGCCTGTTGTGTCTCAACCCGATTTTATAGGATTAAAAAGAGTGTTAAAGTTAGTTTCAATGCTTTGTTATAAATGTTGATAGTCGTACTGGCCAAAACTGACCCAAAAGTaacagagaagaaaaaactACAGTAATTATATTTGTTCCCTTGCAGGAAAAACAGAAGCGAAGAGCAAACATCAGTGTTGTgccaagcagactttgactgagCTCCGTCTCCGCTCCAGTTTCAGCAGGAAGTAATTAGAACCTATACTTCATTCAAGTCAAGTCCATACTTTCTCCATCATCGCGGCAGAGAGCAATTTCTGCTTATTTATATTCTAAATGGCTTCAAAAAAGCACTGTGCTTGGTTACCACATTTTGGTCAAAGCATACAGTGGCACAAACAGATCATGAAGTTACAAAGGTTAGCCGTGATTGAGTTCCCTTCCTGATCAACTATGCTTATCTTTTTTCTAACAAATTTTTCGAGTGTTGTCACAATTGGTAGGCTGTAGTGAATGCATAtctttgaatgaatgaatgaatgaatgaatgaatgaatgaatgaatgaatgaatgaatgaatgaatgaatgaatgaatgaatgaatgaatgaatgtgaataaatgtataatatataataaaattagaatatttAATGGTCACAAATAGTATTTCTTTTCGTCATTAAATTTTGAACACCCTCCAAAATATGGTCAATCTTTAGTGTTAATGCTAAATATTTAGGAATTACAGTgggaaaagttttgaaatgttttatcttggtctaataaaaaaaacaaaaaaacaggcaGATCAATCTCTGGCATATCTCTGATCCCATCTGGCATATGGAAATGAAACTTCAGTCTTGTACCGGCCACACCAACTGCAATTCAATCTCAGTCACGTTATTGAGCTAACACTTAATTATTGCACAGACTCTCTGGaggtttgttttctttaatagCTGAACACATTTGGCTCAAGCAGCACTTTGGCTGTAAAAAAGCAGCCACTAAAATACAGCGACATCAAACAAAGTCTCTCTTCCGAACTGCAATTAACGTGTAAGCTCAATCAATTTTGCTAGAGACCAAAAGttacatttttcaaatgtggaACTTAATCATTTATTGACAGCTTGGCTTTGATGACAAATGATAAACTTCACAGTCCTAATGAAGCGTGGAATTACATTACCTGATGAGGCAAGAAATTGCATGTTTAGAATGCAAATATAGCACTCATCTTCGTCACCAAGTGATGAGGTGAAACCTAATATCATGCAGGCAGATTATCAAAGCTTGCCGTCTAAATCTGATACAGCGAGGACGTCGCGCCGAAGCGCAGAACACATCACTGAGGAAAATGtagtggacacttcattaggtacaccagcaGAGTCAAATTACTCCAATGCAATACAACGGTGCAAAttcaatggatttaattttttttgcaacaaaaaGGTTATGGAATAATAGCAGTCTATAACGTTATACCATATATAAGGtaagtcacaggtgtcaaactcaaggcccgggggccagatacggcccaccacatcactTTATGaggccgcaaagacaaattgtgcagcaaattcgtgtgtcattactagaattgcaaattgtcttcacttttaatatcttttttttttttttatatttgaccagtttttagttgtctgatttgaaaacgagttatttgtttgttttgtagcttttactgtatataatgaggtgctcatacatttatttgggttgacagtcataatggcaatccgaaagaagctatgactacaatgcggcccatgaaaaaaaaagagtttgaaacCCCTGGTCTAGATGTTTCTCCACCCTGGGTGTTCAAATATCTGTTGCttaaatgattattttataaTATGACACTGATGTTATTCGCTAGCTCATCTATGCTTCCTTGTATTGTTTCCTCATGTTTTTTGCTTATTTTACATACACACGTGTAAATCTTGATTTAGATTGATAAACCTTTAGTAGGAATGGGAATAAACAGTTTCAAGCCTTTTCTTTGAAGAATTTTTAGATGCCATTATAACGTCAAAGCCTAACTCatgttttgacttgacttttagaCACCACTTGCCCACAATGCTAAGAAAATGAATAGACATCACCACCCTGACCCCCGCCCCCTAAGAATTCCCTGTTTCTAGTGGCCTTGTTTGCTAAGTGTCATCTGGCATAAAAACACGCTTTGCCAAAAGGGAAGCGAAAGATCAACTTGTGCCATTTGCTCAGAGCCCTCCACATGTTGCTGGGAGATAAGGGCcaacaaattcattttttttttcctcattggtTTAATCCCGGTTAAAGCCAATCTGTGCCCTCAGCCTTTGGGACGCAACGCGGGCAGACGTCTGGAGAAATGTGGGCAGTGGCAGAAACAAGTCCAATTCCATTGCAATGACAAGCCAGAGAAGTCAGCACATTTCTAGATCAAGTCGACCGCACAGCAGCAACAACTTGGAGCTTTTATTAAAAATCATTCAAACTGACTAGCCCCTCATGTACCACAGCGAAAACACGTAAAACTCCATAGAGCAACGTTAATCGCACAGTTTGCAGACATTTTTAACCTTTTAACAACAGCCGAAAGAGAATACACAATTTGATCGGATTTCCTAACGGGTGCGTTCGCTGGGAAACGTCGTCATGGCAACGACTGTGAAGCAGAACAAACGCTTGCTATGGAAGCTTTTGCAGTGCCCCCAAAACACGCATTTACACAAATATTGATCTAAAAAGATGACAAAAGTGGCAGTGGGTAATTCTAAAAGATCCGATAAACGCACCTTACCTTGTGGGAGTTTTCATTTTGGAGAGACTTCAAACGAGAAGTCGACAGCATACGGTAAGGGAAGAGGGACGAAAACTGTTGAGTTTAGCCCGTCTCAAGACACGGTTTACAGCGTCCCGACGAGGTCATGTGTGTTACTACAAGAAATCACATCCATTAGAACCACATCCATCTTTACTTTTGTCCCGGTCAGTTGTCGCCCTCCCGCGGATACAATTGCTCCTGCAGGTGTTCAATTAAATGCCTTTTTCTCGGCTTGTTTGGTCATTGGATTTATGTCAATTAAAAGCATTTTGATAGAGGTGACAAAATTACTCACAGGCTATTTAagcacaaattaaaaaaatatataatttaatgTCAGTTATATTCAATGACATTTTGATAACGTGGCACAATTGGGAAAACAAATCACTCAATAAATAATTTCCGGGTTTTTTTTCTGGAGCATTGTGATTTCAAGGTtggcacatctgcctcacagtcctgaggttctgggtttgaatctgagCTCTGGTTAGCATGTTAAGCCCGTGTTTCAAACAGCTTCCTCATTTCAAAACCATGAATACTACACATTAAGATGACCcgccccccacaaaaaaaagatgaaactaAATTGTCCATAGAAATGGAAATTGCATGGttgttattatatatatatatgatataaaaCTGGCTGGATAGAGACGTGTTCATGTTGTTCCAATACCCCAATGCAATCATCTCTTGCTTTTCAATCAACATTATTACTATTTTCCGATTTGAGTGACAGTCACAACAGCTACATTATTAAAAGAATAGGATTGTCAATATCAGATTAGCCGTTACCTTGGAAGTTTACTACGCCCCCAGTATTGCTTTTCAGTTCAATGTTGGTTCCATTTCTCCACCCCCATCAAAAgtatataataataacaatttttATAAGGCCAGCGCATGAAGTTTGTGCATTTTTCTCTAGTCATTTTGCAGCCTACACATAATGTATTATACTTTAAGTTTCTAGGGTCAAATGTCATCCTGGTACATGAATTTAGGAAGTTAGACTCACTAGGTTGTGCCATGTCAATGTTATTGTAGCTGttgttattgaatgactaccccATGTGAAAAAAATGACTCATAGAATTTTATCATCATGATGATGACATCATGTGTGCTGTCCCAATATGCTTTAATCAAAGCATTTTGATTCCATGCTTACAAAGATTGTGTGATGTCACTGAGCATTTATGTCTCCACTGTATTAGTATAATACAATGCGTTATATTGAACCATGTTCAGATTCAGTTGTGGGGCGATAATTAAAagttcatgtttttaaaatGCCACAATTTGGAAACCCGTACCAAATTACCTCCGACTGCAGTCTGAAGTCATCTAATTGAGCAATCTGCTGAGCTGAAGGTACATGTAGGGGACTACACATAATGCGGTGGGCAAACTTGTGCATGAGGGCTTATTGACTTTGCGTTTGTATAAGTATCAGTCTTATTTGATGTTTTACTTGCTTACTGAATCCAGTGTTTGATTCCTCTTAGATAAAATGGACGGCCAAGGAGACGGAGACCACAACGGTCCAAATCGTAAGTGGATGAATCCTGATTTCTAGAGCATTTTGTCTCAGCTACACTATATTTGCTGGTTTTGGTGTTGTGGAGCGGTCCACAGCTCCGGCCGCATAGCAAGTGGCAAAGCtaacatggatggatgcatggaagaATCATCTCCAAGTCTTAATTATCTTGCAGGCTATCGTACGTCCATACCACTAGGAGATCTACCGCCAACTGAtagtgatgatgatgttgatgatgataatgacgaCCATGACGATGTTGGCGGTGATGAGGAAGACATGGATTCTGTTTTCCTCATGCATTTGTTTGTGAATCATTACATGAAATTCTTTGTACATCCGCAAGCTTCACTGCAGCAAGCTAACGCTGACAATGAAAACATTGTGCGTGATTTCAAGATTGAAAAGAGTAACGCTGATGATCTCATTGACCATGAAGATGAGTTGGACGTCACAGTCTGGGTCGAGGCCGAGTTGGGAGTCAGCCACACaatggaggaggaagaagagcccCAGCCGGGTCCATCGAGGAACAGAACCAGagatgatgaggaggaagaggaaatgaggagcagcagcagatATTTCCGCTGGTGGCACGAATTTGATAACAGTTCCGATGGCAGCACTGATTTAGATAATGACGAGCAAGACCCCATGCCTGCTGGAGCTAAGAAAAGGTCACGGGATGACTTGGACGGGAATCTGAGACTGCAGGGCGACCTGTCCCTGATGAGTCTGAGTGGGCATCACATTCACAGTTTCAAGAATATCGTGAACGAGGAACGAGGAGCTGCCAAGGTGGGCGGCTTTCATTTTGGCGGGCAAGAGACTATGGAAGACACGCAGTCCAGAGAAAACTATGATAAAGAAAATAAGAGCGGCAAGAAACGATTCAAAAGATGAGAAATGTTTTTGCTGTTGTCggatgggggggtggggggctaatGACTGCACATGAAGTTTTCACTTCATTTTAGAGCcactttttattgagagaattGTTTTGAGTGAAGCAaataagtgattttttttttttagtagtgaTGCAAGCAataataaatgtgattttttaagCCACAATCTTACCTTGATTTCAGACTGCTGCACTTGTCAGGAATTGTTTTTCTCTCTTATTGCTTTCCTGTCCACCCTTTTCATTGTTTACCAAAGGCTACAGTTGTGTCTAATTAGCATTTGGGAGTATGACTCTGCTGACTGAAAGGTCACCAACCTTGTGCGACAATGAAACTTAGCAAGTTGCCTGCTGACCATAGCGGTGTGCCACAGCCTTGTTCCTGTGGCACGTCTATAAAAAGAAACATAAGAATAGCATCATCATACTATGTTTGGGAACAATTATATAAAGCTTAAAAGATTGACatgtctcccaaaaaaaaattctactgAAAGGGAAACTGAtctagtaattttttttttttataacttcaTACAAGCGCAaactaaaatgaatgaatttcatCATTGTAATAACTTTATTTCTAAAGCACTTTTCAAAATAGGTTACAAAGTGTTGTGCACACAATATTGTGAACATATACTGTAAAGGTCCAGCTACCATACGTTGAAAAAAGCAAAACCTAATAGGAAATTGTGCTACAGCTAAAGAAAGTGGCTTAGAATAACACAATAGCAGGTCTGATTATCAGGAATAAATAGTAATATTGTATCTTACACAGTTACTGCATGGGCCTGAGATACTTGGGCTTACTGGGTAAACCATTTCCTGCAAATCTGGTGAGACTGAAACATTAAGAACAGACAGAAACGTAATATGGCACTATTAAAATGCACCCACAAATGCACCGATCAAATACTATTGGTAAGTGGCACTCATCGTTTCATCCAGATCTAAGTAAAGTCTCTGGCATCTATTGTTTTAGTGGACAAAACATCCAGCAATTATTTCGAGCTATATGTCATTACGTGAAGAAATAAAGTACAGTATATACAATGTATGCCACTATATACGCCTTTATATGCCACGGGCTATAAATGACATTACAATTTGAATCAGGCAGGAAGCTTGACTGTCTCTTATATATAAATAGTATTTACATTAATCAAGTACAATCCTTTTAGGAACTATTATGAAATCTTAATATGACTTGTTGTGTAAAGTTACACATGTACACGTTTACTCTCACAATCTCAAAAGACAGATTTTCCAAACATAACAGATCAAGGTACTGCGTATAATACAATTTAGCTACATAGTAAGTGGTTGTTAGTGCATAAAGGGTGGGGGAATCTTAATGAACAAAATATCATGTAATATTTATAGTACTATTATCTGCAACAGGTTACACAACCTAACCCTCAAAACACTGAATTTGTTTCAACATGTTATTATCACGTTTTCTGATTCTTCCAAGGATGCTCCCAGCACATTCCTTAACAACCCAAATGTTGAGCTAAAATATGATAAatcattaaataaatacaaataagaaaaatatatacatttttggtGAATCCAATTCAGTGTTGTTGGTTGGATCGTATCAGATCAGGTTTTGGTTTGTGCTTATGTATGATACTCATAGCTATAAGGAAGTGAAATTTGACCAAGATCCAAAATTCTTTCTCGCTGCCAGGGAACCAAACATCAATATCACAATCAAAGCCACTTAGTGATTTTGTTACTGGAAAAGGTTTTAACCTTAGCACTCTCAGAGTGCTTTTGTTGGATCCAtcaatccattcattttctacacCACTTGAAGGCTACCCCGGATAACCTTGCGTTAATGgcagggtacaccctggactgacTCACGCAAAAACCGTTCATTCTCACGTTTTAGAGGCAATAACCACTCAACTTTACAGACATACTTTTGGCCTGTAGAAGAAAGCCAAAATAACAAGGCAAATACCAGCTTCGCAAAAAGTCCAAACCTGGCTCCCAACCCAAAGCAGATGTTATTTAAAGAAAACTCAATCGAAATCCACCATTAATAGTTTACATGTGATGTCTCCTTGACTTAAGCGattgcctcctcttcctcttcctgtgGCACTGCTCCCTCCGCTCGGGCCAGGAGCAACCACCCTCGGTTGCTCGGAAGGCCTCATCATACTCATCGCTGTCACTGTCCGCCTCAGCCACTGGGAAAACTCTGCCTGGGAACACTTCTTCCAGCTTGGTCGCGAAAAAGGCCTCGAGGTCGCGGCCCGCTTGCGCCACCTCCGAATCGGGCTGAGGTTGGACAGGATGACAAAACGCTCACAGCACTCAGCAATAACCAGAACATAAAGCCAACAGATGGAAGTTAATCTATCAACTTACATAGTTGAACTTTGCACAGTTGTGGAACATGAGATAGACATCCGCCACAAACTGCTCAGGTGAGTTATAATGTTGTGTGCTCCTCTTGTTGAGTCGTGCTCGGATGATGGACAAGTCAATTGGCCTCTTGATGATCTGATAGTAATGACGAGCCTGCAACAAGAAGTATCGCCGTTTGATATTTTGACTTCAACCCTCAACCCAGCACCACTGATTTCAGATTCATCAACATTCATCCATCCTCTGATTGCTTGGTGAGAGCAAAACTAATCGACTTCTACAAGCAAAACATGTCCGTGCTGATCGGCATGATTACGTTTCATAATCTCTATCTCTGTTTgacttttttctgtttttgccaCATTAGCTAAATATTGATTAAGAATTGATTGTGTATGTGGCGCAGTTGCATATTGCCGATGCTATTTTGCAATCTGATAGCAATAGCTCCATTCACCTTGATAAGCGTAGCTAGTTTCTCGGTGCCTCAAGGACAACATTGAAGACATAGCATAAATATTCCAAGAACTTCACTTTTTGCATGGAGGCTTTTGACTTGCATTAATTTTCATGAAAGAGGAAAAGCAGGACTCACAAGTGGGCTGACAGGCTCGTGAAAGGGAGCACTCAGGATGTTATTGAGGATCAGGAGGGTCAGACGTTCACATTTCTAAAAGatagtttttaaaaatagagcAAAAGCACAAGTGAGCGTGTGAATCATCAGCGATGGTTTGTAAAAGGATTTCCCACTTACTCTCTGATCACATGCAGACAAGCCATGCCCTGATGTGTGCTCCCCAAATGTTCTTCTATTTTCACAGTCATACTCAACTTCTGGTTGCGCAACATCTCTGCACAAGCTGCAAAGCCAGTCACCTCTGAAAATGACAAGTAAACAGTTGCTTTGGAGGCTAGCACTGAATCGATGAAAACTTGTACTCTGAGCGAGAGAATTGGAAACTTACGAAGGGAAGCTTAGCAGAGGTGGGATGTGACACGACAAATGGTAAACCTTAGGACAGCGATCACAGCATAAAAGGTCCCCACCGATCAGACACACTCCACAGAAGTCCTCACTCTCAGTTTCCTCATTGTCCGCCTCAACTGCTTCTGTCCTCCTTGGCAGGCCAGGATTTGCAATTAGAAGTGGCCTCTGAGCAGGTCCAATGGTGAAGTCTTCCTCGAGGTCAGAACGCAGAGGCTGTGGGTCATCTGGAGTTTCATGCTCAGATTCTATGTCAAGTTCAGACTCCACAGAGTCCTGAGAATCCACATGCTGATCGGACAGATGCTCTGAATCTTCTTCTGCGTCCACCATGACGTCAGCTTCTGGTTGGGCATCTGATTCGGTTTCTGCGGCACCTGAGTCTGCATCAGCACCTAGTTCTCCTTGCCCGTCTTCAGAGCCTGCTCCTGAGGCTGATTCTGAAAATGCGTCACATTCAAAACTTGGATCAGAAGCCTCCATAGACTCGTTTCTGTTGCAGCTTTTCAGAACTTCATTCTCTTGGCTTGGACCTTCCAGTTCTGTCTCTGAGGTGAACTCCGGTGATGTATCCGAGTCGAATTGTTCTTCGACTTGAGAGGCGACAGCCTCTTCTGAGACTGACTTGgggtcagagtcagagtcagagtcaaagTCGAGTGCAGAGGTATTATCCAGAGGGTCATCAGGTGGCAATGTGGATGCTTTTGGAAAGCTGGCCCTTGGGCGAGTATCCCACTCACTGTCAACAGTGAGCCACTGATGATTTTTTGGAGACCGTGATGATGTAACTGCGTGGGTCTTTATGGTATCAGGACCTCTTGACACAGCCTATAAGAAAAAGGATGTGAAGAAATGTCAGTACTCTGTATAGCTTTAGACATCCTGATGATACTTGTATGTTACATTGTGCCAGGTTTGCTGCTGCAAATTATCCTTCTCCATCGTGCCAGCAGGTAAGGGGTCGCTCTGCCTTCGTCCATGTGGGGGAAGTTGAGAGATAAGAACTTTTAGGCGTTCGAGGCAAACCACTGGAACTCTGGCTCTTTCGGAGTCTCTCTCAGAATCTCTGATGCTTCACAAGGACATGAGTGATAAAGTGTAAAAATTGTAAACACCTCAGCTTATATAAATACCACGCTTGACTCTGCATACCCGTTATGACCGTTTCTTGACACACTGTGCCTTTCCTTGGCATCATGACGACCCTCGTCATTTAAGTATGGAGGATCTAACAAGGGGGTAAATACGGAGCTTAAATCGCATCATCAGTGATGTTAATAAGTTTAAGAATTTGTCACTTCCCATCACCTGGCTCAGTTTTATAGGAGAGTAATGGAGCCCGCCGACTCCTGGTCAGGATTACGTCGGCTGAGGTTTCCTTGACAATGCAAAGAACACCATCTGAAGCTCTTCTCTGCCTCGAGTCTGCACCGACATACTAAACACAGAATAATCACCATTACAAATTGTGTTTCAAGACTTCACCAGACACTTGAACTTAAATCTGTATGTGTGGAATCCTATGTATGAAGTATCTACCTTCCTTGTTGTCATATTTGGAGCTCCCACATCAGGACTGTGAGTAGATCCGGTTGGCCTTTCAGAATAAGAGCCGCCGGCTGGCGCTGCTAGCTCTACAGGGATACTCTGTGAACGTATCTTCCCGCCTGTGCAGGCTGAACTTGGGTTGAGTCTGCACTGCTCCACATTAGAGCCACAATTGTTGGCTGTCACCGACACCTCCAGGGACGTAGATCTCTGTGGGGAACACGCGTGAGCATAACTCAACAGTGTTTCAAGCTGTGCCACATGCACAGGTGCACCTGTTTGTGTCATGAACAGCAGACAGAGCGAGGATGTGCAGACAACAAAAACATCAGTCAGAGCCTAGCCTGGCATTAATTCAAAGCAAGTGGTCCTTCAGAATCACAGCCGCATAGATTACTCTCATTGTTTATGCAATGAAAGGATTGTTTACAGCAATAACTACGGCATG
Coding sequences:
- the trim66 gene encoding tripartite motif-containing protein 66; the protein is MCHSHGQQPLELLCESCDLLCCSGCHLSSHKTHRVVQIGKALQDQRWLFESLMVQVEERRSAVENNAKQIEDRVHGVKIAHRKAENQIKMAKMIMMNELNKRANLLIEQLEKISEDLQQPLEDQLQGAIETCAQLNHLQKFISWATTHHCRGPVLFSRRLISLQMQQLRDSLLQSETWNPVKIKFNWDASYWTKQMSSLGQLTVEGGNCHYPQGLACSTVLRPQPIPCLALPPVCHRGREPACGCQMCYEPQVCCLHGMPSQTDLDKSQVGGPLYKSSYVPTGPGWQVQSQQLLRCWDSSDSCALQTSSQCPSPPSHAPLRGTIQSNCSRRPTSQPHASTSEPQSLPESHLRHHHQRRSLPVSNGLQSADQPQSNPSHVPSQETLSSSASLQEVLCDTIAQQDVVAEESQDERCRVEKSHGQRVVAEHEWPLPNRSEKSSVQQQQVQVSSAADLRKEQQRITPALLLQGPTTGRRSTSLEVSVTANNCGSNVEQCRLNPSSACTGGKIRSQSIPVELAAPAGGSYSERPTGSTHSPDVGAPNMTTRKYVGADSRQRRASDGVLCIVKETSADVILTRSRRAPLLSYKTEPDPPYLNDEGRHDAKERHSVSRNGHNGIRDSERDSERARVPVVCLERLKVLISQLPPHGRRQSDPLPAGTMEKDNLQQQTWHNAVSRGPDTIKTHAVTSSRSPKNHQWLTVDSEWDTRPRASFPKASTLPPDDPLDNTSALDFDSDSDSDPKSVSEEAVASQVEEQFDSDTSPEFTSETELEGPSQENEVLKSCNRNESMEASDPSFECDAFSESASGAGSEDGQGELGADADSGAAETESDAQPEADVMVDAEEDSEHLSDQHVDSQDSVESELDIESEHETPDDPQPLRSDLEEDFTIGPAQRPLLIANPGLPRRTEAVEADNEETESEDFCGVCLIGGDLLCCDRCPKVYHLSCHIPPLLSFPSGDWLCSLCRDVAQPEVEYDCENRRTFGEHTSGHGLSACDQRKCERLTLLILNNILSAPFHEPVSPLARHYYQIIKRPIDLSIIRARLNKRSTQHYNSPEQFVADVYLMFHNCAKFNYPDSEVAQAGRDLEAFFATKLEEVFPGRVFPVAEADSDSDEYDEAFRATEGGCSWPERREQCHRKRKRRQSLKSRRHHM